The sequence ttagttattatatgttttactgcaatgcttttgttttgtgattgttGATTAGTCAGATCTATAGTGCTGTGCTGTCAAGTCCTCATAAATCTGACATCACTCAAGCTGGCATATACTGCTAGTTGCTTCAGAGTTAAAGTCCTTTTTCATGAGATGTTTCAGTTCATTTGCCCACATCCTGCATTATCCTGCTCAGTGAATCCTCACGACCAGTTTGCAGGGACTGGTGGTATGATTCAGTGCACGAGGTATAGAGTGTATCTCATCTAAATGACTTCCTTTAGGCATCCTGAAGGCCACTGAGTTCAGGAAGAGGTGCTTACAGGTGAACCTGCTTCAGACTGACACTCGTGGCAGCGAGGACTGTCTCTACCTCAACATCTGGGTCCCTCATGGCCGAGACGGTAATGATCCAATCCTCATCTGTTTACTTTGATTCAGCTTCAGTCTGTGCAGGAACTGTGTCGCTATGCTCCTTTTAGTTTTCCCTGAAGCTGCATGTTTCATAGTGGTGTATTTCTCTGTGTTGTTGCCTGTAGTGTCCACTGATCTCCCCGTCATGGTTTGGATCTACGGCGGAGGTTTCCTGGTTGGAGGCTCGATGGGAGCCAACTTCCTGGACAACTACCTGTACAGCGGACAGGAGATCGCAGACAGGGGGGACGTCATTGTGGTGACTCTGGGATACCGAGTGGGAACCCTGGGCTTCCTCAGCTCTGGAGATGCGAGTGGACCTGGTGGGTGCTATCCCGGGCTCTGTCGGCAGTCTGATCAAGTTTATCAATCAAGTCCAGCAGTTAGTGTCAAAATATTACCTggaaatcacaaaaaacagaTGACTCTCACATATGTTTGATAAATATTTTGGCTTGAAATGCTGTCTGTATGAGCCAGAACCAATGCAAAATGTGATAGATGGTGTGTGCAAATGTTTTGGATGTGCCCAGTTATCAGGAAATTTTGGGTACAAGTGAAACGAGGTGGGAAGTTACTATAATAGGTAATAATGTACACAATATAGAAAATAGACATAATAAACACTGTAAGTTAATCAGGATATTGCAGTATATATTGATAATGTGTTAAGAAAGGCAATCTTTACATACTGCATCTCCacagatatttaaaaatgacCACTAGAAAAACTGATATAGGCTTTACATGACAATTTGTAAGGATTTATAATAAATCTGTAAACTGTCATAAATCTAGTGGATGATTAGGTAAACTGTCTTTTACCTAATGAAAGGGCTTGGAGTTGTTTGCTGTCAGCTAGGGATGTGCAAAACTCATATTTTCCATGATCAAATAATCGGTCAGTGGTCGAAATGAATaattgaaaaattgttttttgatGTATGCCTTTAGTTCATTGAACTCATTGCCTACCTATGTTGTTTTGgaagtccctctctctcacttgttatGGTGGTGATGACGGTCAGGTGAAGTTTCTTGAAATGAATTGACATTGTTGAAGTAGAGTCATCATACAACAGTTTTGCTCCACATATCTCACGCATAACCTCATTGTCACTTTGTAAAGTTTACTCAGGTAGTACTTTTCTTGGCTTTGGCATGTTGTAACTTATAATCATTTGATAGCCTCCattaaaagactgaaaaaacaaacctgaagACTAGATGAATATTAATTACAAAATTATCTAAAATAATAACAAGTCTgaatcaaataatcaaatattcTGTCTCATCTTATTTTAGATGTGTCTGCTGAAGCCTGgtgtttttccttccttcctgtgtAAGGCtctttgatgtaaaaacaaGGCGAACCTCAAAtacaaagattattttttttaaagaaaatctgTTTGTCCCCTGACAGGAAACTACGGTCTGTGGGACCAGCACGCCGCCATCGCCTGGGTGCACAGGAACATCCGCTCTTTCGGAGGAGACCCTGACAATGTCACCATTTTTGGAGAGTCTGCCGGTGGAGCGAGTGTCAGCTTCCAGGTGAGAGGCTGCGTAGGGACCTGAAAAAGGGCCATAAGTACTAGACTAACATTGTTTAAGTGGTtgataatgtgtttgtgtttgtgtgtgtgtgtgtgtgtgtgtatgtgtgtgtgctgtctgaaTCCCATCAAAACAGACTCTCACTCCCCACAACAAAGGACTGTTCAAGAGAGCCATCTCCCAGAGCGGGGTCGCCCTCTGCCCCTGGGCTGTGAACAGGAACCCCCGCAAGTTAGCAGAGGAGGTGTGTACAAACTGTGTGCTGTAAACCGTCACTCAGTGCATGAAAAAAGTGATGCACTGAGCTGATTTCTAATCCTCTCTTCCCAGGTTGCTCGGAAAGTAAACTGCCCTACTGATGACACAATGATGGCCTGTCTTAAAATGACCGATCCTGTTCAGCTCACCTTGGCCGGGAGCCTCAACATACACGGATCTCCTGAGAGTGAGTGCTCGCATCTGTCTcgttgtggaacgagctttgtgCACTTGgtgttatttccttttttttgttacaatttGTGTCTGCGATTTTTGTAGCTTCTTATTGAATGTTGTGCACGgcgcgctgtgattggctgggagccaCGAACCTGctgagtcctgagctcagcaaaacaagaaaattcagagggcagagacacacacatcaacacacactgctagtggctcagaagtgatgattgagagagattatttttatatgagtgtaaatgttgttgtttttttttttagcaaaatcctactcattctgcctgtaAGTGGGTAATTTAATTTTCACCCCAACCCCCCTCTTTACCTCTGCTTAAACTCAGTAGAGCTAATAACCTGTAATCAAGAGCACAATGTGGGTGTAACTGCGTGTTAACCAACTTGtctgcaccaaaaaaaaaacaaaaaaacagaagtccaTGGCCTGAGATGAAGTGGATATCTCAGAATCAGTACGAGAAGTTATATCTATTCATAACTCAGGACAAACCTTAATTTTTGGGAAAGTATGTGACTTTTTGTGGTATACGACACCCCCttttgaatgaaagtcaaaATTTTGTGATGATGTGGGAATCCTCTCAGAAGTTATGAGCCTTTTTGCGATGTGCCACAGCCACTAATATGCCCCCTGTTGGCCAAGGGGTGCGAAAAATGAGCTATTTCTTCCTCagcccatgaccaaccttccaaccaaatttggtggaaatCCGAGCATCCGTTTGGAAGTTATTGCCACTGTGACATGGCATAAAATATCCAAACACCAATTTCACCCCTGTCTCTTATGATCTCAGGCTTACATCTGAGGGCATCCACAAATCGAATTAATTCCTCACCATTTGCAATAAATTCATGCCATTACGCTGCAAAATGTGGAACGTTAACCCATAAATTCTTCATCCTGACTCCCGAGTCCCCCATGAAATATTTCTCTCCCCTCAGAGTGCACATGACTAATATGCAAGTTGGCTGCCTGGACTCTCAACCAGAAATATCTCACATCTCAGCATGAGAAATATCTCAGCGTCTAATGATCAGCTCTCGGTGTGTTTACTGGGATCTCTGGTGCAGGTGATGACCCGTCTGCCTCAGCACTTTCCACTCGTTTTCTAGAGTTTGTGACTAAATCTTTTCAGACTGCTTGAGCCTAGGAGGCATCTTACAcagttcatattttttttttcacagcctcAAAATGCCACAGTATGTTTTTCCTGACAAATCTACAGTCTGAGAGCTAATGGTCTGCTCTGCATCGTCTACATTTCCTTGATGTGTAAATATGCAGCTGCTACAGACCCGTATTTGTAGCAACAGCGCAGTGGAGGAAGCATAAGCCTTGACCTGACGGGTTAAATACCAAAGAGCTGGTGTTGTATCTTCTGTAAATTTGCTCGTTACAGTTGTACCATTGCTTCTTGTGGTCTTTGCAAAGTCTTAAACCTACTGACCTCATCAGTCCTTTTAAGCCTTGACTATAATCCAACTGTAGCAGTGAAATTTGGTGTGCAAAATGTCTTGACCTTGCAAGGCACCATTAAATTCAAGGCTATTAGGAGGTTTGCTCGATGTTCCTAGATTAAACTCTTTACTCTCTGCAGCCCTTTTGCCTTCAGGTTGTTTGCCTCCACCGTACTCGGCACTCCCGACCTTGGATTTATTTCTAtttacctctctctctattGAGTTTTTGTGCAGCCTTCTCTTTCTTGATATCTGCCTTCTGGTGTTGACATGTTGCTGGCTTTGACAAAAATATAGAATGGTATTTTCCAATCAGTGCTTCATTTTTCAATGTCCTACAGGAAAACCTACAATGACCTTGTCTAGACAGCTCTCTACAGCAACAGTAACTTGCAAAAAAGAAACTAAATCAGATAAAAAACACATATATGGTAAAATCAAACGTGTGTTATACCAAACACTTTAGGCGACAGGTACAGTCCAAATGCAAAGAAGGAACTGAGCATGCTTTATGAAGCAAATTTGTACAGTCTGGATTATATTGTGTGCAAAAAGACAGCAGATTAAAAAAGGGAGCTGGgtaaggaggcagaggaggtgaTGCAAGTGAAAGGATAACTGATTACTGAAGTATTGATTACCATATCATATTGACAGCACACAGGGAAATAGTTCATGATGGCTCACTTTAGACATTTCAGCCTTTTCGGTCACGGTGACTCTGGTTTCACACTTTCATTCTATTCTTTGTTTGGCTCCACAGAATAAGTGTTAATCATATTTTACTGTTGCCTTTCTACATTTGAGCATCATCCTGTGAAATGCCTTTTAAACGTCTCTGTCAACTCCCCCAAGATCCCGTCGTGCACAATctgctcctggctgctgtgatcgaCGGGGACTTCCTCCCTGACGAGCCCGCCAACTTGTTCCACAACGCCGCCGCCGTCGACTACATCATCGGCGTCAACGACATGGATGGACACGTCTTCACTGCTCTTGACGTCCCCTCCATCAACAGGCCTCTGGTGGACACCCCTTTGTGAGTGTCACTGGGTTAAGACAACAACAAAGGAGGAGGGAACTTTCTTCTTTATTCTTAATGCATAAATggagctgtt comes from Myripristis murdjan chromosome 12, fMyrMur1.1, whole genome shotgun sequence and encodes:
- the cel.2 gene encoding bile salt-activated lipase, translated to MMKTLGILVAVSLFLGTASAASLGVVYTEGGMVQGENIRLGFRRHMDVFKGIPFADIPGRFEKPKRHPGWDGILKATEFRKRCLQVNLLQTDTRGSEDCLYLNIWVPHGRDVSTDLPVMVWIYGGGFLVGGSMGANFLDNYLYSGQEIADRGDVIVVTLGYRVGTLGFLSSGDASGPGNYGLWDQHAAIAWVHRNIRSFGGDPDNVTIFGESAGGASVSFQTLTPHNKGLFKRAISQSGVALCPWAVNRNPRKLAEEVARKVNCPTDDTMMACLKMTDPVQLTLAGSLNIHGSPENPVVHNLLLAAVIDGDFLPDEPANLFHNAAAVDYIIGVNDMDGHVFTALDVPSINRPLVDTPLEDMRALLGAYTKDKGKAGLDRAFTQYSSSWNSNPSKEAVKRSIVEIGTDYIFLIPSQVALYLHAANATTGRTYSYLFSEPNRMAGVAKPYPSWVGADHADDLQYVFGKPFTTPLGYWPKHRDVSGYMIAYWTNFAKTGDPNRGMKVPSTWPKFSSSGHQYLEINSKMNKNSVKQKMRLRYVHFWSSVLPSLPSVSAAE